One stretch of Lycium ferocissimum isolate CSIRO_LF1 unplaced genomic scaffold, AGI_CSIRO_Lferr_CH_V1 ctg2015, whole genome shotgun sequence DNA includes these proteins:
- the LOC132043028 gene encoding DNA damage-binding protein 1 isoform X1, with translation MSVWNYVVTAHKPTNVTHSCVGNFTAPQELNLIIAKCTRIEVHLLTPQGLQCICLQPMLDVPIYGRIATLELFRPHGETQDLLFIATERYKFCVLQWDAEASEVITRAMGDVSDRIGRPTDNGQIGIIDPDCRLIGLHLYDGLFKVIPFDNKGQLKEAFNIRLEELQVLDIKFLYGCPKPTIVVLYQDNKDARHVKTYEVSLKDKDFIEGPWAQNNLDNGASLLIPVPPPLCGVLIIGEETIVYCSASAFKAIPIRPSITRAYGRVDADGSRYLLGDHNGLLHLLVITHEKEKVSGLKIELLGETSIASTISYLDNAFVFIGSSYGDSQLVKLNLQPDTKGSYVDVLERYVNLGPIVDFCVVDLERQGQGQVVTCSGAYKDGSLRIVRNGIGINEQASVELQGIKGMWSLRSATDDLYDTFLVVSFISETRILAMNLEDELEETEIEGFDSQVQTLFCHDAVCNQLVQVTSNSVRLISSTSRDLKNEWFAPAGYSVNVATANATQVLLATGGGHLVYLEIGDGVLNEVKYAKLDYDISCLDINPIGENPNYSPIAAVGMWTDISVRIYSLPDLNLITKEQLGGEIIPRSVLMCSFEGISYLLCALGDGHLLNFVLSMSTGELTDRKKVSLGTQPITLRTFSSKNATHVFAASDRPTVIYSSNKKLLYSNVNLKEVSHMCPFNVAAFPDSLAIAKEGELTIGTIDEIQKLHIRSIPLGEHARRISHQEQTRTFALCSVKYTQSNSDDPEMHFVRLLDDQTFEFISTYPLDQFEYGCSILSCSFSDDSNVYYCVGTAYVMPEENEPTKGRILVFIVEDGKLQLIAEKETKGAVYSLNAFNGKLLAAINQKIQLYKWASREDGGSRELQTECGHHGHILALYVQTRGDFIVVGDLMKSISLLIFKHEEGAIEERARDYNANWMSAVEILDDDIYLGAENNFNLFTVRKNSEGATDEERSRLEVVGEYHLGEFVNRFRHGSLVMRLPDSDVGQIPTVIFGTVNGVIGVIASLPHDQYLFLEKLQTNLRKVIKGVGGLSHEQWRSFYNEKKTVDAKNFLDGDLIESFLDLSRNRMEEISKAMAVPVEELMKRVEELTRLH, from the exons ATGAGTGTATGGAACTATGTGGTTACGGCACACAAGCCAACGAACGTTACACATTCCTGTGTTGGCAATTTCACCGCTCCTCAAGAGCTCAATCTTATCATTGC GAAATGTACTCGAATCGAGGTTCATTTACTCACTCCCCAAGGTTTACAG TGCATTTGTCTGCAGCCAATGTTAGATGTGCCAATATATGGGAGGATCGCGACACTCGAGCTTTTCCGTCCCCAT GGTGAAACACAAGATCTCCTCTTCATCGCAACGGAGCGATATAAATTCTGTGTCCTTCAATGGGATGCTGAGGCATCTGAAGTTATCACAAG AGCAATGGGAGATGTCTCAGATCGAATAGGCCGTCCCACGGATAATGGTCAG ATTGGTATAATTGATCCAGACTGCAGATTGATTGGGCTGCATCTTTATGATGGACTGTTTAAG GTTATTCCATTTGATAACAAAGGCCAACTGAAGGAAGCTTTTAACATCAG GCTTGAGGAGCTTCAAGTTTTGGATATTAAATTCTTGTATGGTTGCCCAAAGCCTACGATTGTTGTTCTATATCAG GATAACAAGGATGCCCGACATGTCAAAACATATGAGGTGTCCTTGAAGGATAAAGATTTTATTGAAGGGCCATGGGCTCAGAATAATCTCGATAATGGAGCTTCTTTGCTAATACCAGTACCTCCGCCACTGTGTGGTGTACTGATTATTGGAGAAGAAACCATCGTTTATTGCAGCGCTTCAGCTTTTAAGGCTATCCCAATTAGACCT tCTATCACAAGAGCATATGGGCGGGTTGATGCTGATGGTTCTCGATATTTGCTTGGGGATCATAATGGACTTCTTCACCTACTTGTAATCACTCATGAAAAGGAGAA AGTTAGCGGACTCAAAATTGAGCTACTGGGAGAAACTTCAATTGCATCAACCATATCATACCTAGACAATGCTTTTGTCTTCATTGGGTCAAGCTACGGAGATTCACAG CTTGTAAAGCTCAATCTCCAGCCCGACACCAAAGGTTCTTATGTGgatgttctagagagatatGTCAATTTGGGACCAATTGTGGACTTCTGTGTTGTTGACCTGGAGAGGCAAGGTCAAGGTCAAGTTGTGACTTGCTCTGGAGCCTATAAGGATGGATCGCTTCGTATTGTTCGAAATGGAATTGGCATAAATGAACAG GCGTCTGTGGAACTACAAGGGATCAAAGGAATGTGGTCTCTTAGATCAGCTACTGATGATCTGTATGACACATTCTTGGTTGTTAGCTTTATTAGTGAGACACGCATTTTGGCTATGAACCTTGAGGATGAGCTGGAAGAAACTGAGATAGAAGGCTTCGATTCTCAAGTCCAGACCTTGTTTTGTCATGATGCTGTATGCAACCAGCTTGTACAG GTTACTTCAAATTCTGTTAGATTGATCAGTTCTACCTCTAGAGATCTgaaaaacgaatggtttgctCCAGCCGGCTACTCAGTGAATGTTGCAACTGCTAATGCTACTCAG GTACTGTTGGCTACTGGGGGTGGCCATCTGGTATACCTAGAAATTGGTGACGGGGTGTTGAATGAAGTAAAATATGCCAAGTTGGATTATGACATCTCGTGCCTGGACATAAATCCAATTGGTGAAAATCCAAACTACAGTCCCATTGCAGCAGTTGGAATGTGGACAGACATAAGTGTCAGGATATATTCCCTTCCAGACTTGAATCTCATTACAAAGGAGCAACTAGGAGGGGAGATAATTCCTCGTTCTGTTCTTATGTGTTCCTTCGAAGGG ATATCTTATTTACTATGTGCTTTGGGAGATGGCCATCTCTTGAATTTTGTGCTGAGCATGAGTACTGGTGAGCTGACAGATAGGAAAAAAGTCTCTCTTGGGACCCAGCCCATAACACTTCGTACATTCTCATCTAAAAATGCCACACACGTCTTTGCTGCCTCCGATAGGCCCACAGTAATTTACAGCAGTAACAAGAAGCTGCTTTATAGCAATGTAAATCTAAAAGAAGTTAGTCATATGTGCCCATTCAATGTTGCAGCTTTTCCAGACAG TCTTGCAATCGCGAAAGAAGGTGAGTTAACAATTGGCACTATTGATGAAATTCAAAAGCTTCACATCCGTTCAATACCCCTTGGGGAGCATGCACGGCGCATCAGCCATCAAGAGCAGACCCGGACATTTGCTCTATGCAGCGTAAAGTATACTCAGTCAAATTCAGATGATCCTGAAATGCATTTTGTCCGCCTGTTAGATGACCAGACATTTGAGTTCATATCAACGTACCCCCTTGACCAATTTGAATATGGTTGTTCCATACTTAGCTGCTCCTTTTCTGATGATAGTAATGTGTATTATTGCGTTGGGACTGCATATGTGATGCCAGAGGAAAATGAACCTACCAAG GGCCGAATTTTAGTTTTTATAGTTGAAGATGGAAAGCTCCAACTAATTGCAGAGAAGGAAACAAAGGGAGCTGTCTACTCTCTAAATGCCTTCAATGGGAAACTGCTTGCTGCAATCAATCAGAAGATTCAATTGTACAAGTGGGCTTCACGTGAGGATGGTGGCAGCCGAGAATTGCAGACAGAATGTGGACACCATGGTCATATATTAGCTCTTTATGTTCAAACACGTGGGGATTTTATTGTCGTTGGTGATTTGATGAAGTCCATTTCTCTGCTGATTTTCAAG CATGAGGAGGGTGCTATAGAGGAGCGAGCCCGAGACTATAATGCAAATTGGATGTCAGCAGTTGAGATTCTCGATGATGACATTTATCTTGGTGCTGAGAACAACTTTAACCTTTTCACGGTCAGGAAAAATAGCGAAGGTGCTACAGATGAGGAGCGCAGTCGTCTTGAAGTGGTTGGTGAATACCACCTTGGTGAATTTGTTAATAGGTTTAGACACGGTTCGCTTGTCATGCGACTGCCAGATTCAGACGTTGGCCAGATACCCACCGTCATATTTGGCACAGTAAATGGTGTTATAGGGGTCATTGCCTCGCTTCCTCATGATCAgtatttatttttggaaaagctGCAGACAAACTTACGGAAAGTGATAAAGGGTGTGGGAGGACTGAGTCATGAGCAGTGGAGGTCGTTTTACAATGAGAAGAAAACCGTAGATGCTAAAAACTTCCTTGACGGTGATTTGATTGAATCATTCCTAGATCTTAGCAGGAACCGGATGGAAGAGATTTCTAAAGCAATGGCAGTTCCAGTTGAGGAACTAATGAAGAGAGTAGAAGAGTTGACAAGGTTGCATTAG
- the LOC132043028 gene encoding DNA damage-binding protein 1 isoform X2, with the protein MSVWNYVVTAHKPTNVTHSCVGNFTAPQELNLIIAKCTRIEVHLLTPQGLQPMLDVPIYGRIATLELFRPHGETQDLLFIATERYKFCVLQWDAEASEVITRAMGDVSDRIGRPTDNGQIGIIDPDCRLIGLHLYDGLFKVIPFDNKGQLKEAFNIRLEELQVLDIKFLYGCPKPTIVVLYQDNKDARHVKTYEVSLKDKDFIEGPWAQNNLDNGASLLIPVPPPLCGVLIIGEETIVYCSASAFKAIPIRPSITRAYGRVDADGSRYLLGDHNGLLHLLVITHEKEKVSGLKIELLGETSIASTISYLDNAFVFIGSSYGDSQLVKLNLQPDTKGSYVDVLERYVNLGPIVDFCVVDLERQGQGQVVTCSGAYKDGSLRIVRNGIGINEQASVELQGIKGMWSLRSATDDLYDTFLVVSFISETRILAMNLEDELEETEIEGFDSQVQTLFCHDAVCNQLVQVTSNSVRLISSTSRDLKNEWFAPAGYSVNVATANATQVLLATGGGHLVYLEIGDGVLNEVKYAKLDYDISCLDINPIGENPNYSPIAAVGMWTDISVRIYSLPDLNLITKEQLGGEIIPRSVLMCSFEGISYLLCALGDGHLLNFVLSMSTGELTDRKKVSLGTQPITLRTFSSKNATHVFAASDRPTVIYSSNKKLLYSNVNLKEVSHMCPFNVAAFPDSLAIAKEGELTIGTIDEIQKLHIRSIPLGEHARRISHQEQTRTFALCSVKYTQSNSDDPEMHFVRLLDDQTFEFISTYPLDQFEYGCSILSCSFSDDSNVYYCVGTAYVMPEENEPTKGRILVFIVEDGKLQLIAEKETKGAVYSLNAFNGKLLAAINQKIQLYKWASREDGGSRELQTECGHHGHILALYVQTRGDFIVVGDLMKSISLLIFKHEEGAIEERARDYNANWMSAVEILDDDIYLGAENNFNLFTVRKNSEGATDEERSRLEVVGEYHLGEFVNRFRHGSLVMRLPDSDVGQIPTVIFGTVNGVIGVIASLPHDQYLFLEKLQTNLRKVIKGVGGLSHEQWRSFYNEKKTVDAKNFLDGDLIESFLDLSRNRMEEISKAMAVPVEELMKRVEELTRLH; encoded by the exons ATGAGTGTATGGAACTATGTGGTTACGGCACACAAGCCAACGAACGTTACACATTCCTGTGTTGGCAATTTCACCGCTCCTCAAGAGCTCAATCTTATCATTGC GAAATGTACTCGAATCGAGGTTCATTTACTCACTCCCCAAGGTTTACAG CCAATGTTAGATGTGCCAATATATGGGAGGATCGCGACACTCGAGCTTTTCCGTCCCCAT GGTGAAACACAAGATCTCCTCTTCATCGCAACGGAGCGATATAAATTCTGTGTCCTTCAATGGGATGCTGAGGCATCTGAAGTTATCACAAG AGCAATGGGAGATGTCTCAGATCGAATAGGCCGTCCCACGGATAATGGTCAG ATTGGTATAATTGATCCAGACTGCAGATTGATTGGGCTGCATCTTTATGATGGACTGTTTAAG GTTATTCCATTTGATAACAAAGGCCAACTGAAGGAAGCTTTTAACATCAG GCTTGAGGAGCTTCAAGTTTTGGATATTAAATTCTTGTATGGTTGCCCAAAGCCTACGATTGTTGTTCTATATCAG GATAACAAGGATGCCCGACATGTCAAAACATATGAGGTGTCCTTGAAGGATAAAGATTTTATTGAAGGGCCATGGGCTCAGAATAATCTCGATAATGGAGCTTCTTTGCTAATACCAGTACCTCCGCCACTGTGTGGTGTACTGATTATTGGAGAAGAAACCATCGTTTATTGCAGCGCTTCAGCTTTTAAGGCTATCCCAATTAGACCT tCTATCACAAGAGCATATGGGCGGGTTGATGCTGATGGTTCTCGATATTTGCTTGGGGATCATAATGGACTTCTTCACCTACTTGTAATCACTCATGAAAAGGAGAA AGTTAGCGGACTCAAAATTGAGCTACTGGGAGAAACTTCAATTGCATCAACCATATCATACCTAGACAATGCTTTTGTCTTCATTGGGTCAAGCTACGGAGATTCACAG CTTGTAAAGCTCAATCTCCAGCCCGACACCAAAGGTTCTTATGTGgatgttctagagagatatGTCAATTTGGGACCAATTGTGGACTTCTGTGTTGTTGACCTGGAGAGGCAAGGTCAAGGTCAAGTTGTGACTTGCTCTGGAGCCTATAAGGATGGATCGCTTCGTATTGTTCGAAATGGAATTGGCATAAATGAACAG GCGTCTGTGGAACTACAAGGGATCAAAGGAATGTGGTCTCTTAGATCAGCTACTGATGATCTGTATGACACATTCTTGGTTGTTAGCTTTATTAGTGAGACACGCATTTTGGCTATGAACCTTGAGGATGAGCTGGAAGAAACTGAGATAGAAGGCTTCGATTCTCAAGTCCAGACCTTGTTTTGTCATGATGCTGTATGCAACCAGCTTGTACAG GTTACTTCAAATTCTGTTAGATTGATCAGTTCTACCTCTAGAGATCTgaaaaacgaatggtttgctCCAGCCGGCTACTCAGTGAATGTTGCAACTGCTAATGCTACTCAG GTACTGTTGGCTACTGGGGGTGGCCATCTGGTATACCTAGAAATTGGTGACGGGGTGTTGAATGAAGTAAAATATGCCAAGTTGGATTATGACATCTCGTGCCTGGACATAAATCCAATTGGTGAAAATCCAAACTACAGTCCCATTGCAGCAGTTGGAATGTGGACAGACATAAGTGTCAGGATATATTCCCTTCCAGACTTGAATCTCATTACAAAGGAGCAACTAGGAGGGGAGATAATTCCTCGTTCTGTTCTTATGTGTTCCTTCGAAGGG ATATCTTATTTACTATGTGCTTTGGGAGATGGCCATCTCTTGAATTTTGTGCTGAGCATGAGTACTGGTGAGCTGACAGATAGGAAAAAAGTCTCTCTTGGGACCCAGCCCATAACACTTCGTACATTCTCATCTAAAAATGCCACACACGTCTTTGCTGCCTCCGATAGGCCCACAGTAATTTACAGCAGTAACAAGAAGCTGCTTTATAGCAATGTAAATCTAAAAGAAGTTAGTCATATGTGCCCATTCAATGTTGCAGCTTTTCCAGACAG TCTTGCAATCGCGAAAGAAGGTGAGTTAACAATTGGCACTATTGATGAAATTCAAAAGCTTCACATCCGTTCAATACCCCTTGGGGAGCATGCACGGCGCATCAGCCATCAAGAGCAGACCCGGACATTTGCTCTATGCAGCGTAAAGTATACTCAGTCAAATTCAGATGATCCTGAAATGCATTTTGTCCGCCTGTTAGATGACCAGACATTTGAGTTCATATCAACGTACCCCCTTGACCAATTTGAATATGGTTGTTCCATACTTAGCTGCTCCTTTTCTGATGATAGTAATGTGTATTATTGCGTTGGGACTGCATATGTGATGCCAGAGGAAAATGAACCTACCAAG GGCCGAATTTTAGTTTTTATAGTTGAAGATGGAAAGCTCCAACTAATTGCAGAGAAGGAAACAAAGGGAGCTGTCTACTCTCTAAATGCCTTCAATGGGAAACTGCTTGCTGCAATCAATCAGAAGATTCAATTGTACAAGTGGGCTTCACGTGAGGATGGTGGCAGCCGAGAATTGCAGACAGAATGTGGACACCATGGTCATATATTAGCTCTTTATGTTCAAACACGTGGGGATTTTATTGTCGTTGGTGATTTGATGAAGTCCATTTCTCTGCTGATTTTCAAG CATGAGGAGGGTGCTATAGAGGAGCGAGCCCGAGACTATAATGCAAATTGGATGTCAGCAGTTGAGATTCTCGATGATGACATTTATCTTGGTGCTGAGAACAACTTTAACCTTTTCACGGTCAGGAAAAATAGCGAAGGTGCTACAGATGAGGAGCGCAGTCGTCTTGAAGTGGTTGGTGAATACCACCTTGGTGAATTTGTTAATAGGTTTAGACACGGTTCGCTTGTCATGCGACTGCCAGATTCAGACGTTGGCCAGATACCCACCGTCATATTTGGCACAGTAAATGGTGTTATAGGGGTCATTGCCTCGCTTCCTCATGATCAgtatttatttttggaaaagctGCAGACAAACTTACGGAAAGTGATAAAGGGTGTGGGAGGACTGAGTCATGAGCAGTGGAGGTCGTTTTACAATGAGAAGAAAACCGTAGATGCTAAAAACTTCCTTGACGGTGATTTGATTGAATCATTCCTAGATCTTAGCAGGAACCGGATGGAAGAGATTTCTAAAGCAATGGCAGTTCCAGTTGAGGAACTAATGAAGAGAGTAGAAGAGTTGACAAGGTTGCATTAG